DNA from Streptomyces sp. NBC_01476:
CCCCCTGCTGGTGCTCGGCACCTCCCTCCTCTTGCTCAACGTCACCGTGGGCGCCGTGAAATACGGCCTCGGACGGCTCGGCCCGCATTACGCGACGACCGTCGGATCCTCGGAGATGTTCGCCGGCGGGGATATATTTCCGTCCGGCCACACCGCCAACGCGGTGGTGACCTGGGGCGTACTCGCTTACCTGGCCACCACGCAGCGGGCCCAGCGGTGGGGATCGGTGGCCAGCGCGCTGCTCGCCCTCGGGGTGGGCGCGACGACCGTCTACCTCGGCACACACTGGGTCAGCGACGTGCTGCTCGGCTGGGCGGCCGGCCTGTTGATCCTGCTGGCCCTGCCGTGGTTCGAACCGATGATGGCGCGCGCGGAGGACTATCTGGTGGCCGGCTGGGCGCGGCTGCGGAAGGGTTCGCACCGGGGCACCACCCTCCCGGTGGCCGGTCCCTCGCTGGTGGGCCCCCGGGGTTCGGAGGAGACCGAGCCGAGCCGCGAGCCCGTCGGCGCGGGCACGGCGCAGAGCAGCAGCACGCAGGCGGGC
Protein-coding regions in this window:
- a CDS encoding phosphatase PAP2 family protein, with amino-acid sequence MRTDERLHPTVERPTRRGLPRMSRTRVWLLGLTLAAYVAIVVGVVTTSKLVTLDWQVMLWRPYKQWPQIHAFLDYFVVLGQRGPTAVIVLAWLGWRAWRRRTLHPLLVLGTSLLLLNVTVGAVKYGLGRLGPHYATTVGSSEMFAGGDIFPSGHTANAVVTWGVLAYLATTQRAQRWGSVASALLALGVGATTVYLGTHWVSDVLLGWAAGLLILLALPWFEPMMARAEDYLVAGWARLRKGSHRGTTLPVAGPSLVGPRGSEETEPSREPVGAGTAQSSSTQAGAVAAAPPPYPPGRPPAGRNERTPLTPVGSRRPPVDRTGRPAAPLVQQARGSRGNGS